The Anabas testudineus chromosome 11, fAnaTes1.2, whole genome shotgun sequence genome has a segment encoding these proteins:
- the cap2 gene encoding adenylyl cyclase-associated protein 2, which yields MEDLMQRLERAVTRMEQMSITMQASSGMANGDCVNGINGGLSQCLEAFDVLLGGPVSDYLNHSQAIGSEVEKHAEMVNHALQTQRAFLKLAATHQEPAQTELHDLLKPISDHIHEIQNFRERNRGSSFFNHLSAVSESIPALGWIAVTQRPGPYVKEMNDAATFYTNRVLKDYKETDRRHVDWVRSYLSIWTEMQSFIKQHHTTGLAWSKSGPIAPSSLFDPPAAPSAPCPPPPPGPPPVFTDDDPLPQTGSAGAQHSALFAQLNQGMDITKGLKRVSDDQKTHKNPNLRTHGTPTKNKAPGAVSSQKAAVQKRPPLLELEGKKWRVEYFEQKHDLIIEETELKQVVYVFSCNNSTLQIKGKINSIIVDNCKKLGLVFENVVGIVEIINSKAIQLQVLGAVPTISINKTEGCQVYLSKDSLNCDIVSAKSSEMNIMVPEGDDDYREFPVPEQFKTVWDGSKLVTEPTEIAG from the exons ATGGAAGATTTAATGCAGCGACTGGAGCGAGCTGTGACTCGCATGGAGCAGATGTCCATCACCATGCAAGCGTCCAGTGGTATGGCTAACGGGGACTGTGTCAACGGCATCAATGGAG GTTTGTCTCAGTGTTTGGAGGCCTTCGATGTGCTCCTCGGCGGTCCAGTGTCCGACTACCTGAATCACAGCCAAGCTATTGGAAGTGAGGTGGAGAAACAT GCAGAGATGGTGAACCACGCCCTGCAGACTCAAAGAGCTTTCCTCAAATTAGCTGCCACGCACCAGGAGCCTGCACAG ACGGAGCTTCACGACCTGCTGAAGCCGATATCAGATCACATCCACGAGATTCAGAACTTCCGAGAACGAAACCGCGGCAGCAGCTTCTTCAACCACCTCTCAGCTGTCAGCGAGAGCATCCCCGCGTTAGGCTGGATCGCTGTG ACTCAGAGGCCCGGTCCGTATGTGAAGGAGATGAACGATGCTGCCACCTTCTACACCAACAGAGTCCTGAAAGACTACAAGGAAAC CGACAGACGTCACGTGGACTGGGTGCGCTCCTACCTGTCAATCTGGACCGAGATGCAGTCGTTCATCAAACAGCATCACACCACCGGGCTGGCGTGGAGCAAGAGT GGCCCCATCGctccttcttctctgtttgaCCCCCCGGCCGCCCCCAGTGCTCCCTGtcccccacctccacctggCCCTCCTCCAGTCTTCACAGACGATGACCCCCTGCCTCAGACAGGCAGTGCTGGTGCACAGCACTCTGCACTGTTCGCTCAGCTTAACCAGGGCATGGACATCACTAAAG GTCTAAAGCGTGTCTCAGATGATCAGAAGACCCATAAGAACCCAAATCTGCGCACCCATGGAACCCCAACCAAAAACAAAGCCCCGGGGGCCGTGAGCTCACAGAAAGCAGCCGTCCAGAAAAGACCCcctctgctggagctggaggggAAGAAATGGAGGGTG GAATACTTTGAGCAGAAACATGACCTGATCATCGAGGAGACAGAGCTAAAACAGGTGGTCTACGTCTTCAGCTGTAACAACTCCACCTTGCAGATTAAGGGCAAAATTAACTCAATCATAGTAG ACAACTGTAAGAAGCTGGGTCTGGTTTTTGAGAATGTGGTAGGGATTGTGGAGATCATCAACTCAAAGGCGATTCAGTTACAG GTGTTGGGTGCAGTTCCCACCATTTCCATAAACAAGACAGAGGGCTGCCAGGTCTACCTGAGTAAAGACTCCCTCAACTGTGACATTGTCAGTGCCAAGAGTTCTGAGATGAACATCATGGTACCCGAAGGAGACGACGACTAT AGGGAGTTTCCCGTCCCTGAGCAGTTCAAGACTGTTTGGGATGGCTCCAAACTGGTGACAGAACCCACTGAGATCGCAGGCTGA
- the LOC113153119 gene encoding uncharacterized protein LOC113153119 isoform X1, translating to MKTSKPALKTSAQEECGVWLDTVQLKAKAKQKRIVRPISKLLNPFAEVGGYSLAVALNFTQTKMEMPKTKQSSISAFFTSQRRVLNKKSLAEEPKTDPVHSLCSSGAKRRRETDVEEPNVYISKPGVDHDRLSENVTEPKPVVWQEHDEGSHTPCNDVYFESEEEQFEGFNPPQSKKRFTDSSLLAADSQPLPQAWSQDPLLILSQYSDSEYYLTSQKNTTAKNVNNYEPSFLNSEQSEEAFGFHVGLEGRTSTQKHLSSSQMDDEKENSRALPSNSPSKHSSFSHVNRLSNHKWTDPKTVSHPKHLADHIWKRADKEESYNSQFMWTKPKGSPLKKRAPELQSREADEDSLAMLFTQDSEGFRVIAHRGLQTRSPLKDHTNVSTGLVRTGAYKSLVDEDEEDDMLFTQDSQGNVVIKH from the exons ATGAAGACCTCCAAACCAGCGCTGAAGACCTCAGCTCAAGAGGAATGTGGTGTTTGGCTGGACACTGTGCAGCTGAAAGCAAAAGCTAAACAG aaaCGCATCGTCCGTCCCATTTCTAAACTGCTGAATCCCTTTGCTGAAGTTGGAGGATACAGTCTGGCTGTGGCACTCAACTTCACTCAAACCAAAATGGAAATGCCGAAGACCAAACAGAGCTCTATATCAGCCTTCTTCACATCTCAGCGCAGAG TTCTTAATAAGAAGTCATTAGCTGAAGAACCAAAGACGGATCCAGTGCATTCACTCTGTTCATCAGGGGCAAAACGAAGACGTGAAACAGATGTTGAAGAGCCCAATGTGTATATATCTAAGCCTGGTGTGGATCATGACAGGCTCAGTGAAAATGTGACAGAGCCCAAACCAGTGGTGTGGCAGGAGCATGATGAAGGAAGCCATACACCTTGTAATGATGTGTACTTTGAATCTGAAGAAGAGCAGTTTGAGGGGTTTAATCCACCACAGAGTAAGAAGAGGTTCACTGACTCCTCCTTGTTGGCAGCTGACAGTCAACCTCTTCCACAGGCATGGAGTCAGGACCCACTGCTTATCCTCAGTCAATATTCTGACAGTGAATATTATCTGACTAgccagaaaaacacaacagcaaagaaTGTGAACAACTATGAGCCAAGTTTTCTAAACAGTGAGCAAAGTGAGGAAGCCTTTGGATTCCATGTGGGTCTTGAGGGGAGAACCTCGACTCAAAAACACTTGAGTTCTTCTCAGATGGatgatgagaaagaaaacagcagggCACTGCCTTCTAATTCTCCAAGTAAGCACTCATCTTTCTCTCATGTTAACCGTCTTTCAAATCATAAATGGACTGATCCAAAAACTGTTTCGCATCCAAAACACCTCGCAGATCATATTTGGAAAAGAGCAGATAAAGAGGAAAGCTATAACTCACAATTCATGTGGACAAAACCAAAAGGCTCTCCTCTTAAAAAACGAGCACCAGAGCTGCAAAGCAGAGAGGCTGATGAAGACAGTCTAGCCATGCTATTTACCCAGGACTCTGAAGGCTTCAGGGTGATCGCACATAGAGGGCTGCAAACTAGAAGTCCCCTCAAAGATCACACAAATGTAAGCACTGGGTTGGTAAGAACTGGTGCGTACAAATCTCTGgtggatgaggatgaggaagatgacATGCTCTTTACTCAAGATTCTCAGGGAAATGTAGTAATCAAACACTGA
- the LOC113153119 gene encoding uncharacterized protein LOC113153119 isoform X2, with the protein MEMPKTKQSSISAFFTSQRRVLNKKSLAEEPKTDPVHSLCSSGAKRRRETDVEEPNVYISKPGVDHDRLSENVTEPKPVVWQEHDEGSHTPCNDVYFESEEEQFEGFNPPQSKKRFTDSSLLAADSQPLPQAWSQDPLLILSQYSDSEYYLTSQKNTTAKNVNNYEPSFLNSEQSEEAFGFHVGLEGRTSTQKHLSSSQMDDEKENSRALPSNSPSKHSSFSHVNRLSNHKWTDPKTVSHPKHLADHIWKRADKEESYNSQFMWTKPKGSPLKKRAPELQSREADEDSLAMLFTQDSEGFRVIAHRGLQTRSPLKDHTNVSTGLVRTGAYKSLVDEDEEDDMLFTQDSQGNVVIKH; encoded by the exons ATGGAAATGCCGAAGACCAAACAGAGCTCTATATCAGCCTTCTTCACATCTCAGCGCAGAG TTCTTAATAAGAAGTCATTAGCTGAAGAACCAAAGACGGATCCAGTGCATTCACTCTGTTCATCAGGGGCAAAACGAAGACGTGAAACAGATGTTGAAGAGCCCAATGTGTATATATCTAAGCCTGGTGTGGATCATGACAGGCTCAGTGAAAATGTGACAGAGCCCAAACCAGTGGTGTGGCAGGAGCATGATGAAGGAAGCCATACACCTTGTAATGATGTGTACTTTGAATCTGAAGAAGAGCAGTTTGAGGGGTTTAATCCACCACAGAGTAAGAAGAGGTTCACTGACTCCTCCTTGTTGGCAGCTGACAGTCAACCTCTTCCACAGGCATGGAGTCAGGACCCACTGCTTATCCTCAGTCAATATTCTGACAGTGAATATTATCTGACTAgccagaaaaacacaacagcaaagaaTGTGAACAACTATGAGCCAAGTTTTCTAAACAGTGAGCAAAGTGAGGAAGCCTTTGGATTCCATGTGGGTCTTGAGGGGAGAACCTCGACTCAAAAACACTTGAGTTCTTCTCAGATGGatgatgagaaagaaaacagcagggCACTGCCTTCTAATTCTCCAAGTAAGCACTCATCTTTCTCTCATGTTAACCGTCTTTCAAATCATAAATGGACTGATCCAAAAACTGTTTCGCATCCAAAACACCTCGCAGATCATATTTGGAAAAGAGCAGATAAAGAGGAAAGCTATAACTCACAATTCATGTGGACAAAACCAAAAGGCTCTCCTCTTAAAAAACGAGCACCAGAGCTGCAAAGCAGAGAGGCTGATGAAGACAGTCTAGCCATGCTATTTACCCAGGACTCTGAAGGCTTCAGGGTGATCGCACATAGAGGGCTGCAAACTAGAAGTCCCCTCAAAGATCACACAAATGTAAGCACTGGGTTGGTAAGAACTGGTGCGTACAAATCTCTGgtggatgaggatgaggaagatgacATGCTCTTTACTCAAGATTCTCAGGGAAATGTAGTAATCAAACACTGA
- the vps28 gene encoding vacuolar protein sorting-associated protein 28 homolog gives MSIMFHGIPVTGGVGGAPANKPELYEEVKLYKNAREREKYDNMAELFAVVKTLQALEKAYIKDCVTPNEYTASCSRLLVQYKAAFKQVQGSDVGSIDDFCRKYRLDCPLAMERIKEDRPITIKDDKGNLNRCIADIVSLFITVMDKLRLEIRAMDEIQPDLRELMETMNRMSNMPPDSEAKDKVNLWLTTLSSMSASDELDDSQVRQMLFDLESAYNAFNRFLHSS, from the exons ATGAGCATCATGTTCCACGGGATACCAGTTACAGGAGGTGTAGGTGGAG CTCCTGCCAATAAACCTGAGCTATATGAG GAAGTGAAATTGTACAAAAATGCACGGGAACGAGAAAA ATATGACAACATGGCAGAATTGTTTGCCGTCGTCAAGACTTTGCAAGCCCTGGAAAAAGCTTACATCAAAGACTGTGTCACCCCTAATGA GTATACTGCCTCCTGTTCTAGACTGTTGGTTCAGTATAAAGCTGCTTTCAAACAGGTGCAGGGCTCTGATGTGGGATCCATTGATGATTTCTGCAGAAAGTACAGA CTGGACTGCCCACTAGCCATGGAAAGGATTAAGGAGGATCGGCCAATCACTATCAAGGATGACAAGGGCAACCTGAACCGTTGCATTGCAGATATTGTTTCT ctcttcatcactgtgaTGGACAAGCTGAGACTGGAGATCAGGGCCATGGATGAG ATCCAGCCAGACCTGAGGGAGCTGATGGAAACCATGAACAGAATGAGCAACATGCCCCCAGACTCTGAAGCTAAGGACAAAGTCAACCTTTG GTTGACCACCCTCAGCAGTATGTCGGCCTCAGATGAGCTGGATGATAGTCAGGTGCGCCAGATGCTGTTTGACCTGGAGTCGGCCTACAACGCTTTCAACCGCTTCCTCCACTCCTCCTAA